A single region of the Vicia villosa cultivar HV-30 ecotype Madison, WI linkage group LG4, Vvil1.0, whole genome shotgun sequence genome encodes:
- the LOC131599863 gene encoding long-chain-alcohol O-fatty-acyltransferase-like has product MEGEINNFIMVWTIAAATMSYCHTIGNLISHGTPRLIALLPAIILLFLLPLRLTSIHLGGPTSFFLGWLSTFKLFLFAFNKGPLSSNPPLSLLHFISLASLPIKFQHQTNNNNLKKDHKSKSKQTLRYTYATIIIILALLIPLYSKKENLHPKFVYLLYAFHMYIGLEFFFALASMFTTKLLSVELEPQFDKPYLSTSLQEFWGKRWNITVNRVLHPTVYEPVMTLCSRWIGRKWAPLPAILATFTVSAVMHEVVFYYIKREKRTWETWEPSWDATCFFILHGVCLAVQVGIKKAFGEKVRLPTVVSWLLTVVFVMYTTLWLFVPALVRCRVYEKGSREMSALNEFLNEVYDVVTVRVGFFYMQRKSLFF; this is encoded by the coding sequence atggaaggaGAAATCAACAATTTCATCATGGTATGGACTATAGCTGCAGCAACCATGTCCTATTGCCACACAATTGGCAACCTAATCTCTCATGGCACACCAAGACTCATAGCTCTCTTACCAGCCATAATCCTCCTCTTTCTCCTCCCTCTAAGACTCACCTCAATCCACCTTGGAGGCCCCACTTCTTTCTTCCTTGGTTGGCTTTCCACCTTCAAACTCTTCCTCTTTGCCTTTAACAAAGGTCCTCTCTCATCTAACCCTCCTCTCTCTTTACTTCATTTCATCTCCTTAGCATCCCTTCCCATCAAATTCCAACACCAAACCAATAATAATAACCTCAAAAAAGACCACAAATCTAAATCAAAACAAACCCTTAGGTACACATATGCAACTATTATTATCATATTAGCTTTATTAATTCCACTATATAGTAAAAAAGAAAATCTCCATccaaaatttgtttatttattatacgCTTTCCACATGTATATTGGTCTTGAATTTTTCTTTGCTTTGGCATCAATGTTTACTACAAAGCTTCTAAGTGTTGAGTTAGAGCCACAATTCGATAAACCATATCTAAGCACTTCACTTCAAGAATTTTGGGGGAAAAGGTGGAACATTACGGTGAATCGTGTACTACACCCCACCGTATACGAACCAGTGATGACTCTTTGCAGCCGTTGGATTGGAAGAAAGTGGGCCCCACTCCCCGCAATTCTCGCTACGTTCACCGTGTCGGCTGTAATGCATGAAGTTGTTTTCTATTACATCAAACGAGAGAAACGCACGTGGGAAACATGGGAACCCTCGTGGGATGCTACGTGCTTTTTTATTTTACATGGGGTGTGTTTGGCTGTTCAAGTTGGGATTAAAAAAGCTTTTGGAGAGAAAGTGCGGTTGCCGACGGTGGTTTCGTGGTTGCTCACGGTGGTGTTTGTGATGTATACGACGTTGTGGCTGTTTGTGCCGGCGCTTGTGCGGTGTCGTGTTTATGAAAAGGGATCGAGGGAGATGAGTGCATTGAATGAGTTCTTGAATGAAGTGTACGATGTTGTAACTGTAAGGGTTGGTTTTTTCTATATGCAGAGAAAAAGTCTATTCTTCTAA